A part of Desulfobacter sp. genomic DNA contains:
- a CDS encoding FAD-binding protein, protein MNRITPEIKANLTKILGPDRVLDQPEELAAHAYDAFLEEALPELVLFPKTAQEVSHVMEIAHARKIPVTARGAGTSVCGAPIPLQGGIVLCFTKMDKILEINTRDRYAVVQPGVVNGDLQKALAPHGFFYPPDPGSMATATLGGNIAQNAGGPRCLKYGVTMDYILGMEAVMADGRIVRFGSKNVKDVTGYKMAALLCGSEGTLGLVTEAIVKVVPKPETTRTLLVNFSDLDDSAKAVSDIIGSGILPAAMELMDQFTLNCIEDSAHLGLDREAAGSLLIEVDGVAEACEKEVQKIITHLKANHAAHIEEAATPRDQARLWAARRSAYGVFAKLAPDILSEDVTVPVSQVPEMTRRIVAIGKKYRLTTGVLAHAGDGNMHPMIPADRNNKEEWERVVKAFDEIFEAAADLGGTLSGEHGIGLAKTKYMPLVMNQDSMEVMARVKQALDPAGILNPGKIL, encoded by the coding sequence ATGAATCGAATCACCCCGGAAATAAAAGCAAATCTAACAAAAATCCTCGGGCCTGACCGGGTCCTGGACCAGCCCGAGGAACTGGCCGCCCATGCCTATGACGCCTTTCTGGAAGAGGCCCTGCCCGAGCTGGTCCTCTTCCCCAAAACCGCCCAGGAGGTCTCCCATGTAATGGAGATCGCCCATGCCCGCAAAATTCCGGTCACGGCCCGGGGGGCGGGCACCTCGGTCTGCGGGGCCCCCATTCCCCTGCAGGGGGGCATTGTGCTCTGCTTTACCAAGATGGACAAAATCCTGGAAATCAACACCCGGGACCGGTACGCCGTGGTCCAGCCCGGGGTGGTCAACGGGGATCTCCAAAAGGCCCTGGCCCCACATGGCTTTTTCTATCCCCCAGACCCCGGATCCATGGCCACCGCCACCCTGGGGGGCAATATCGCCCAGAATGCCGGCGGCCCCCGCTGCCTTAAATACGGGGTGACCATGGATTATATCCTGGGCATGGAGGCGGTCATGGCCGACGGCCGCATCGTCCGGTTCGGCTCCAAAAACGTGAAGGATGTCACCGGCTATAAGATGGCGGCACTTCTCTGCGGTTCAGAAGGGACTCTTGGCCTGGTCACAGAGGCCATAGTCAAGGTTGTGCCCAAGCCGGAAACCACACGGACCCTGCTGGTCAATTTCTCGGATCTGGACGATTCGGCCAAAGCCGTTTCCGACATCATCGGCTCCGGCATCCTCCCGGCGGCCATGGAACTCATGGACCAGTTCACCCTCAACTGCATCGAGGACAGCGCCCACCTGGGACTGGACCGGGAGGCGGCGGGCTCCCTGCTCATTGAAGTGGACGGGGTGGCCGAAGCCTGCGAGAAGGAGGTTCAAAAGATCATCACCCACCTCAAGGCCAACCATGCCGCCCACATCGAGGAGGCCGCCACCCCCCGGGACCAGGCAAGGCTATGGGCGGCCCGGCGGTCGGCCTACGGGGTATTTGCCAAACTGGCCCCGGATATCCTCTCCGAGGATGTCACCGTGCCCGTCAGCCAGGTCCCGGAGATGACCCGGCGCATTGTGGCCATCGGAAAAAAATACAGGCTCACCACAGGGGTACTGGCCCATGCCGGGGACGGCAACATGCACCCCATGATTCCGGCGGACCGTAACAATAAGGAAGAGTGGGAACGGGTGGTCAAGGCCTTTGACGAAATATTTGAGGCCGCTGCAGACCTGGGGGGCACCCTCTCCGGAGAGCACGGCATCGGCCTGGCCAAGACCAAATACATGCCCCTGGTCATGAACCAGGATTCCATGGAGGTCATGGCCCGGGTCAAACAGGCCCTTGACCCGGCCGGCATCCTCAATCCGGGGAAAATCCTATGA
- a CDS encoding GNAT family acetyltransferase: MKYEITEFDNSKHRDQVISLWKEVFGYEAAHNAPDLVIDKKINFGDGLFFVAGDGRDVIGTVMAGYDGHRGWIYSIAVSPAHQNKGLGSALLSHAEKMLLKKGCMKINLQIMEGNESVEKFYLSNGYQTEKRISMGKRLPQNIKTTEPKV, from the coding sequence ATGAAATACGAAATCACAGAATTCGATAATTCAAAACACAGGGATCAGGTCATTTCTTTGTGGAAAGAGGTGTTTGGCTACGAAGCCGCCCATAATGCACCGGATCTGGTAATCGACAAAAAAATAAATTTTGGTGACGGCCTGTTCTTTGTTGCAGGGGATGGCCGGGATGTGATCGGCACCGTTATGGCCGGCTATGACGGGCACCGGGGCTGGATATATTCCATTGCAGTGTCGCCGGCCCATCAAAATAAAGGTTTGGGGTCTGCACTGCTCTCCCATGCGGAAAAAATGCTCTTAAAAAAGGGCTGCATGAAAATTAATCTGCAGATCATGGAAGGCAATGAATCTGTGGAAAAATTCTACCTTTCCAATGGTTATCAAACCGAAAAGAGAATCAGTATGGGAAAGCGGTTGCCGCAAAATATAAAAACCACAGAACCAAAGGTTTGA
- a CDS encoding (Fe-S)-binding protein, whose translation MSDSHRLNQGNKVLANCGKCGLCLSVCPVYQTLKEEQASPRARLQLIKAHEHNSLESSPLLKEIISKCLMCGACAVTCPSGINHYERFMAMRQKMVEELGETPAIRGLIYLLSKEYRLRAGAGMGRIGQRLTPKFLADKYRLGNIPVSRFPKLNHRPFRESVPEKLPPSTGRESRGRILYFTGCATNYMFEDTGQAVTGILTRLGYEVVIPKSQTCCAIPLLYHGAADRAAANIRTNIEAFSDLDCHHIIVDCTTCGAALKDEYPAFLARQSRQDPALAAKAEEIALKTKDILSFLSGHDLNLDNEAPGLGRAVYHAPCHSRNSFSTHEMVRDLLTRLPNLEYIPTPEEDQCCGGGGTFFYEHPDVAGQMMEKKMTQITGTRADLWLTDCPVCRINLAGSQERVAVCHPAVPIFSAMKKDAQ comes from the coding sequence ATGAGCGATTCACACCGATTAAACCAAGGCAATAAGGTGTTGGCCAATTGCGGAAAATGCGGGCTCTGCCTCTCGGTCTGCCCGGTGTACCAGACCCTCAAGGAAGAACAGGCCTCGCCCCGGGCACGGCTCCAGCTCATCAAGGCCCACGAGCACAACAGTCTTGAATCCTCCCCCCTGCTCAAGGAGATCATTTCCAAATGCCTGATGTGCGGAGCCTGCGCCGTCACCTGCCCCTCGGGCATCAACCACTATGAACGGTTCATGGCCATGCGCCAGAAAATGGTGGAGGAACTGGGGGAAACCCCGGCCATCCGGGGACTGATCTACCTGCTCTCCAAAGAGTACCGGCTCCGGGCCGGGGCCGGCATGGGACGAATCGGCCAGCGCCTCACTCCGAAATTTCTGGCGGACAAATACAGGCTCGGCAATATCCCGGTATCCCGCTTTCCCAAACTTAACCACCGGCCCTTCAGAGAGTCGGTGCCGGAAAAACTGCCCCCGTCGACGGGACGTGAATCCAGAGGGCGCATCCTTTATTTCACCGGCTGCGCCACCAATTATATGTTTGAAGATACGGGCCAGGCCGTGACCGGCATCCTCACCCGGCTGGGCTATGAGGTGGTTATCCCCAAATCCCAGACATGCTGCGCCATCCCACTGCTCTACCACGGAGCCGCAGACCGGGCCGCAGCCAATATCCGGACCAATATCGAGGCCTTTTCAGACCTGGACTGCCATCATATCATCGTGGACTGCACCACCTGCGGGGCCGCCCTCAAGGACGAATACCCTGCCTTTTTGGCCCGGCAGAGCCGTCAGGACCCCGCCCTGGCCGCCAAGGCCGAAGAAATAGCCCTAAAGACAAAAGATATTTTAAGCTTTCTGTCCGGTCATGATCTCAACCTCGATAATGAAGCGCCGGGACTCGGCCGTGCCGTCTACCACGCCCCCTGCCATTCCAGGAACAGCTTTTCAACCCATGAAATGGTCCGGGACCTGCTCACCCGCCTGCCCAACCTGGAATACATTCCCACCCCCGAAGAAGACCAATGCTGCGGGGGCGGGGGCACCTTTTTCTACGAACACCCCGACGTTGCCGGTCAGATGATGGAAAAGAAAATGACACAGATCACCGGCACCCGGGCGGACCTCTGGCTAACGGACTGCCCGGTCTGCCGTATCAACCTGGCCGGCAGCCAGGAGCGGGTGGCGGTCTGCCACCCGGCAGTTCCCATCTTCAGCGCCATGAAAAAGGACGCCCAATGA
- a CDS encoding TRAP transporter large permease subunit produces the protein MILTICICFGALLLLGVPIAVILGITTLVCLVFFTATPLHIITQQLFNALDKFVLLAIPFFILAGAIMTRGGIARKLVAFVNALVGWFPGGLAMAGILACIFFAAISGSSPATVVAIGSIMIPALIKAGYGEKFSLGLITVSGSLGIVIPPSIPMILYCLVMNVSVTKIFMAGILPGLLIGAALMAYTFFVAKKNDWRVETKASLAELARTAREGIWALLLPFIVLGGIYSGMFTPTEAAAVSVVYALFVEIFIYREFKIREITSICKEAAVLSACLLFILSTAMTFIWLLTAEQIPHQLADIIIEHIHSPWMFLLTVNLLFLILGCFMDDVSAMLILAPIFLETLNRYGIDLVHFGVVMVLNIQMGMLTPPFGLNLFVASGITRAPLVKIARGVLPFLGIMLICLMLVTYIPWISLALPNWLLN, from the coding sequence ATGATTCTCACCATCTGCATCTGCTTTGGAGCCCTCCTGCTGCTGGGGGTGCCCATCGCCGTGATCCTGGGCATCACCACCCTGGTCTGCCTGGTCTTTTTTACGGCCACCCCGTTGCACATCATCACCCAGCAGCTCTTCAACGCCCTGGATAAATTCGTTCTCCTGGCCATCCCCTTTTTTATCCTGGCCGGGGCCATCATGACCCGGGGGGGCATCGCCCGGAAACTGGTGGCCTTTGTCAACGCACTGGTGGGCTGGTTCCCCGGGGGCCTGGCCATGGCAGGGATTCTGGCCTGCATCTTTTTTGCCGCCATCTCGGGATCTTCCCCGGCCACGGTGGTGGCCATCGGCTCCATCATGATCCCGGCCCTGATCAAGGCCGGGTACGGGGAAAAATTCTCCCTGGGCCTGATCACCGTCTCCGGCTCCCTGGGCATCGTCATCCCCCCATCCATCCCCATGATCCTCTATTGTCTGGTGATGAATGTCTCGGTGACAAAAATATTCATGGCAGGCATCCTGCCGGGGCTGCTCATCGGCGCGGCCCTCATGGCCTACACCTTTTTTGTGGCCAAAAAGAACGACTGGCGGGTGGAAACAAAGGCCTCCCTGGCCGAACTGGCCCGGACGGCCAGGGAGGGGATCTGGGCCCTGCTCCTGCCGTTTATCGTGCTGGGGGGCATCTATTCGGGGATGTTTACCCCCACGGAAGCCGCCGCCGTCTCCGTGGTCTACGCCCTGTTCGTGGAAATCTTCATCTACAGGGAATTCAAAATCCGGGAGATCACCTCAATCTGCAAGGAGGCGGCCGTGCTTTCGGCCTGCCTGCTCTTTATCCTGTCCACGGCCATGACCTTTATCTGGCTGCTCACGGCGGAGCAGATCCCCCACCAGCTGGCGGACATCATCATCGAACATATCCACAGCCCATGGATGTTCCTGCTCACGGTGAACCTGCTCTTTCTCATCCTGGGCTGCTTCATGGACGATGTTTCGGCCATGCTCATCCTGGCCCCCATCTTTCTGGAGACCCTGAACCGCTACGGCATCGACCTGGTCCACTTCGGGGTGGTCATGGTGCTGAACATCCAGATGGGCATGCTCACCCCGCCCTTCGGCCTCAACCTTTTCGTGGCCTCGGGGATCACCCGGGCTCCCCTGGTAAAAATCGCCCGGGGCGTATTGCCCTTTTTAGGGATCATGCTCATCTGCCTCATGCTGGTCACCTATATCCCCTGGATATCCCTGGCCCTGCCCAACTGGCTCTTAAATTAA
- a CDS encoding penicillin-insensitive murein endopeptidase, translating into MPPAIIAEESTCFGTTSNGRLENGCRLPYSGQNFKAYSRIGPVLGRTYVHCKVSEIILASYKSLSRKHPETVFVYGETGWASGGRFKPHKTHQNGLSVDFMVPVKNKSGKSVPLPTHALNKYGYGIDFNANGFCKELGLSIDFDAVNAHILSLKQVADSHKVRIWRVIFAPDLQPHLQKAKGWALIKGKVSFSKKRSWVRHDDHYHVDFDIPCNPMAK; encoded by the coding sequence ATGCCGCCTGCAATAATTGCAGAAGAGTCAACCTGCTTTGGCACGACCTCAAATGGCAGGCTTGAAAACGGATGCAGGCTGCCCTATTCGGGACAGAATTTTAAGGCTTACAGCCGGATCGGCCCAGTCCTGGGACGGACATACGTTCACTGCAAGGTATCGGAAATTATCCTGGCCTCCTACAAGTCATTAAGCCGGAAGCATCCGGAAACGGTTTTTGTATACGGAGAAACGGGGTGGGCCTCCGGGGGCCGGTTCAAGCCGCACAAGACCCACCAAAACGGATTATCCGTTGATTTTATGGTGCCGGTCAAAAATAAATCCGGAAAATCCGTGCCGCTGCCCACCCATGCCCTGAACAAATACGGTTACGGCATTGATTTCAACGCAAATGGGTTTTGCAAAGAACTTGGACTCTCCATTGATTTTGACGCAGTTAACGCCCACATTTTATCATTAAAACAGGTAGCCGATTCACATAAGGTCAGAATATGGCGGGTAATTTTTGCCCCGGATCTCCAGCCCCACCTTCAAAAGGCAAAGGGCTGGGCATTGATAAAGGGAAAGGTATCTTTTTCAAAAAAACGGTCCTGGGTCCGGCATGATGACCATTACCATGTCGATTTTGACATCCCGTGCAACCCCATGGCCAAATAA
- a CDS encoding helix-turn-helix transcriptional regulator, producing the protein MDEKSISRNIKKLRTQKGMTLQDLADRTGLTKGYLSKVERAQKAPPYSTLTKIATGLGVEITTLLAGGAPPRDVRLFLSRKSDREIIRETDQFAGYDYEILAEGKAGKNMEPFIIHAPWEITRTYTHEGEETIYVMEGQLEFHYGEEVIVLNAGDNIYFDSIVPHVGKSVGKTKAKLLVVIYFYKRHH; encoded by the coding sequence ATGGATGAAAAAAGCATTTCCCGGAACATTAAAAAATTGAGAACCCAAAAAGGGATGACCCTCCAGGACCTGGCCGACCGAACCGGGCTGACCAAGGGCTACCTCTCCAAGGTGGAGCGGGCCCAAAAAGCCCCCCCCTATTCCACCCTGACCAAAATTGCCACCGGCCTAGGCGTGGAAATCACCACCCTTCTGGCCGGCGGCGCCCCGCCCAGAGATGTCCGGCTCTTTTTAAGCCGGAAATCCGACCGGGAAATCATCCGGGAAACCGACCAGTTCGCCGGATACGACTACGAAATCCTGGCCGAAGGCAAGGCCGGCAAAAACATGGAGCCCTTCATCATCCACGCCCCCTGGGAGATCACCCGGACATACACCCACGAGGGAGAGGAGACCATCTACGTCATGGAAGGCCAGTTGGAATTCCACTACGGGGAGGAGGTGATAGTTCTCAATGCCGGGGACAATATCTACTTCGACTCCATCGTCCCCCATGTGGGAAAAAGCGTCGGCAAAACGAAGGCAAAACTCCTGGTGGTCATCTATTTTTACAAACGCCACCATTGA
- a CDS encoding TetR family transcriptional regulator: MKISKAKKQENRSNIIQAFADLVIEKDLKTATMRDAARKAGLGDATIYNYFPTKEAIVYGYYEDKLEEAVSGLKAIPDFNEFTFQEQLQTFFETLLTLYTADREFLDKTFKSAFFTLSQQQKRLRPVKDKYTAVVRDIFEAAVEADEIPDQVFMDIIIQVYWEFYLGLIIYWLGDDSDGFHRTSVLMDKSLDLSCSAIRAGIANKVFDIGLFLFKNHVLSRMDRFGDRVEALHGIKRKFMEKSRE, from the coding sequence ATGAAGATTTCAAAAGCCAAGAAACAGGAAAACAGGAGCAATATCATCCAGGCCTTTGCCGACCTGGTCATAGAAAAGGACCTGAAAACCGCAACCATGAGGGATGCGGCCCGGAAGGCCGGCCTGGGGGACGCCACCATTTATAATTACTTCCCCACGAAAGAGGCCATCGTCTACGGGTATTACGAAGATAAACTGGAAGAAGCCGTTTCAGGGTTGAAGGCCATCCCGGATTTCAATGAATTCACCTTCCAGGAGCAGCTCCAGACCTTTTTCGAAACCCTGCTCACCCTCTATACAGCGGACCGGGAATTTCTGGATAAAACCTTTAAATCCGCCTTTTTCACCCTGAGCCAGCAGCAAAAACGGCTCCGCCCGGTGAAGGACAAGTATACGGCCGTGGTCAGGGATATTTTCGAGGCCGCCGTGGAGGCAGATGAGATCCCGGACCAGGTCTTCATGGACATCATCATCCAGGTTTACTGGGAGTTTTACCTGGGGCTTATCATCTACTGGCTGGGGGATGACTCAGACGGGTTCCACCGGACCAGCGTCCTCATGGACAAGAGCCTTGACCTCTCCTGTTCCGCCATCCGGGCCGGGATCGCCAACAAGGTCTTTGACATCGGTCTTTTCCTGTTCAAAAACCATGTGCTCTCCCGCATGGACCGGTTCGGAGACCGGGTGGAGGCCCTCCACGGCATTAAACGCAAATTCATGGAGAAGAGCCGTGAATAG
- the larA gene encoding nickel-dependent lactate racemase, translating to MKFSLETGHTALDLEIADEKILGILEGKDIPALGHDRVARIIGDGIRSHAPQDLAGKRIALIIPDDTRLWARGDRFVPVIIDALADAGANLEKITVIIALGTHKAIPESQFDLLCGKDTKERVKVVNAAGLDPGRLAAMGTTPAGTPLTVTCEAAQADHIVIFGGVLHHMLAGFGGGRKYILPGIAGNDAIQANHSLAMDGKGIPHPRVAQGICRGNPVSEDMAAGANLFLKGRTCTYAAVAANGRGEIFHAEAGGLGEVFDRGCREVDRACCVDIDQKADFIIFSAGGHRTDAQLYQATKALFNAVAAAKEGATLVFVAGCAAGVGNGDFADALNHYKTCPGELGRKLAAEFNMPAYVALRVMDMLHRFNVVLVSDLDQAATRELGFSHAHDVNKLVHRLEGRGYIIPFAENILPKVMPPQ from the coding sequence ATGAAATTTTCCCTGGAAACCGGCCATACCGCCCTGGACCTGGAGATTGCCGACGAAAAGATCCTAGGCATCCTTGAAGGAAAGGATATACCGGCCCTGGGCCATGACCGGGTCGCCCGGATCATTGGCGATGGCATCCGCTCCCATGCCCCCCAAGACCTGGCCGGCAAACGGATCGCCCTCATCATTCCCGACGACACCCGTCTCTGGGCCAGGGGGGACCGCTTTGTGCCGGTGATCATCGATGCTTTGGCAGATGCCGGGGCAAATCTTGAAAAAATCACCGTGATCATTGCCCTGGGCACCCACAAAGCCATTCCTGAATCCCAGTTTGATCTCCTCTGCGGGAAGGATACAAAGGAACGGGTGAAGGTGGTCAACGCCGCCGGCCTGGACCCCGGCCGCCTGGCCGCCATGGGGACCACCCCGGCCGGCACCCCCCTCACCGTCACCTGTGAGGCGGCACAGGCCGATCACATCGTTATTTTCGGGGGCGTCCTCCACCACATGCTGGCCGGATTCGGCGGGGGCCGTAAATATATCCTGCCGGGGATCGCCGGCAACGACGCCATCCAGGCCAACCATTCCCTGGCCATGGACGGCAAAGGCATCCCCCACCCCCGGGTTGCCCAGGGAATCTGCCGGGGGAACCCGGTCAGCGAGGACATGGCCGCCGGGGCCAACCTTTTTTTAAAGGGCAGAACCTGCACCTATGCGGCGGTGGCCGCCAACGGCCGGGGAGAGATTTTCCATGCAGAGGCCGGCGGCCTCGGCGAGGTATTTGACCGGGGCTGCCGGGAGGTGGACCGGGCCTGCTGCGTGGATATTGACCAAAAAGCGGATTTTATCATCTTCTCCGCCGGGGGCCACCGCACCGATGCCCAGCTTTACCAGGCCACCAAGGCCCTGTTCAACGCCGTGGCCGCGGCAAAGGAGGGGGCCACCCTGGTCTTTGTGGCCGGCTGCGCCGCCGGCGTGGGCAATGGGGATTTTGCAGACGCCCTGAACCATTATAAAACCTGCCCCGGGGAACTGGGCAGAAAACTGGCCGCAGAGTTTAACATGCCCGCCTATGTGGCCCTGCGGGTCATGGACATGCTCCACCGGTTCAATGTGGTGCTGGTATCGGACCTGGACCAAGCCGCTACCCGGGAGCTGGGCTTCTCCCATGCCCATGATGTGAACAAACTGGTCCACCGCCTGGAGGGCAGGGGCTATATCATCCCCTTTGCGGAAAATATCCTCCCAAAAGTAATGCCACCCCAATAA